Below is a genomic region from Catenuloplanes atrovinosus.
ACGACCTGGGTGACCAGCTCGCGCCAGTCGAAGCCGGCGGTGTCCGCGTAACCCATGGTCCGGGCGATCACGGTGCCGAGCAGGGCGGCCGCGACGCCGATGACCAGGGTCAGCCACAGCGGGATGTTCTGACGGCCGGGTACGACCAGACGGCCGAGCGCGCCGATGACCAGACCGACGATGAGAGCGGTGATGATGCCCATGAGGGTCATTTGAGTCGCCTCCTACTCCGGGGTTTTGCACGAATCCTCGTCGTGTGTGATCGATGGATTCCCGGAGTGCGCGGAAACCAAACCGCCTATCGCAATAACAATTTCCGGGCGTCCCCGAGAGCGCGGTCCATCGTCTCGAACGCCATCGCCGGCGGCGCGGCGATCGGGAACCAGGTCAGCTCCGACGCCTCGTCCCGGTCCAGCGTGATCGACGCGCCGGCCGGCAGCGTGGCCAGGTAGATGCAGTCGAGCACGGGCAGCGTCTCGTCCTGGTACTCGTACGAGCCCAGGTACATGCCGACCAGCTCGCCCAGCGTGATGTCCACGCCGAGTTCCTCGCGCGCCTCGCGCACGCCGGCCTCGGCCGGGTGCTCCCAGCCGTCGCAGAAGCCGCCGGGCAGCTCCCACCGGCCGGCCCGCGGCTCCCGGGCGCGCAGCAGCGCCATGAACTCGGTGCCGGACTCGGACAGGATGATCAGCCCGGAGGTGGGGCGCGCGTTCACGTACACGTGGTAGCCGCAGGACGCGCAGACCGACGGCGGTGCGGTGGGCAGCGCCGCACCGCACCGCGAGCAGTGCACCGTCACTTCTTGCCCGTGCCCTTGCCCGCGTCGCCGCTGTCGGAGGTGTTCAGCGCCGCGATGAAGGCCTCCTGGGGCACCTCGACCCGGCCGACCATCTTCATCCGCTTCTTACCCTCCTTCTGCTTCTCCAGCAGCTTCCGCTTCCGGGAGATGTCACCGCCGTAGCACTTGGCCAGCACGTCCTTGCGGATCGCGCGGATCGTCTCGCGGGCGATGATCCGGCTGCCGATCGCGGCCTGGATCGGCACCTCGAACTGCTGCCGCGGGATCAGCTTCTGCAGCTTGGAGGCGATCGTGACGCCGTAGTTGTACGCCTTGTCCTTGTGCACGATCGCGCTGAACGCGTCCACCGGGTCGCCGTGCAGCAGGATGTCCACCTTCACCAGGTCGGACTCCTGCTCGCCGGACGGCTCGTAGTCCAGCGACGCGTACCCCTTGGTCCGGCTCTTGAGCTGGTCGAAGAAGTCGTAGATGATCTCGGCGAGCGGCAGCGTGTAACGCAGCTCCACCCGCTCGCTGGACAGGTAGTCCATGCCCTTGAGCTGGCCGCGGCGCCCCTGGCAGAGCTCCATCACCGCGCCGACGTAGTCATTCGGCGCGAGGATCGTGGCGCGCACGGTCGGCTCCCAGATGGAGGCGATCTTGCCGGCCGGGAACTCGCTCGGGTTCGTGACCGTGACCTCCTCGCCGCCCTCGATCTGCACGCGGTAGACCACGTTCGGCGCGGTGGAGATCAGGTCGAGGCCGAACTCGCGCTCCAGCCGCTCCTGGATGATCTCCAGGTGCAGCAGGCCGAGGAAGCCGCAGCGGAAGCCGAAGCCGAGTGCCGCGGACGACTCCGGCTCGTAGACCAGGGCCGCATCGTTGAGCTTGAGCTTGTCCAGCGCGTCGCGCAGCGCCGGGTAGTCCGAGCCGTCGATCGGGTAGAGGCCGGAGTAGACCATCGGCCGCGGGTCCTTGTAGCCGCCCAGCGCCTCCGTGGCCGGCCTGGAGTTGATCGTGACGGTGTCACCGACGCGGGACTGCCGCACGTCCTTCACGCCGGTGATCAGGTAGCCGACCTCGCCGACGCCGAGCGCGGTGCCCTTCTGCATCTCCGGCGAGATGACGCCGATCTCCAGCAGTTCGTGCACCGCGCCGGTGGACATCATCTTGATCCGGTCGCGCGCCTCGATCTTGCCGTCGATCACCCGGATGTAGGTCACCACGCCGCGGTAGATGTCGTACACCGAATCGAAGATCATCGCGCGGGCCGGCGCGTCCGCCTCGCCCTTCGGCGCGGGCAGCTGCCGGACCACCTCGTCGAGCAGGTGCGCCACGCCCATGCCGGTCTTGCCGGAGACCTTGAGGCAGTCGTCCGGCTCGCAGCCGATCAGGTGGGCGAGTTCCTCCGCGTACTTCTCCGGCTGCGCGGCCGGCAGGTCGATCTTGTTCAGCACCGGGATGATCTGGAGGTCGTTCTCCATCGCC
It encodes:
- a CDS encoding NUDIX hydrolase — translated: MHCSRCGAALPTAPPSVCASCGYHVYVNARPTSGLIILSESGTEFMALLRAREPRAGRWELPGGFCDGWEHPAEAGVREAREELGVDITLGELVGMYLGSYEYQDETLPVLDCIYLATLPAGASITLDRDEASELTWFPIAAPPAMAFETMDRALGDARKLLLR
- a CDS encoding GlsB/YeaQ/YmgE family stress response membrane protein — translated: MTLMGIITALIVGLVIGALGRLVVPGRQNIPLWLTLVIGVAAALLGTVIARTMGYADTAGFDWRELVTQVVLAAIGVALVTGFAGRRSVSRY
- the lepA gene encoding translation elongation factor 4; translation: MRDPGATDPGAIRNFCIIAHIDHGKSTLADRMLQLTEVVDARQMRAQYLDRMDIERERGITIKSQAVRMPWTVREGERAGETAVLNMIDTPGHVDFTYEVSRSLAACEGAILLVDAAQGIEAQTLANLYLAMENDLQIIPVLNKIDLPAAQPEKYAEELAHLIGCEPDDCLKVSGKTGMGVAHLLDEVVRQLPAPKGEADAPARAMIFDSVYDIYRGVVTYIRVIDGKIEARDRIKMMSTGAVHELLEIGVISPEMQKGTALGVGEVGYLITGVKDVRQSRVGDTVTINSRPATEALGGYKDPRPMVYSGLYPIDGSDYPALRDALDKLKLNDAALVYEPESSAALGFGFRCGFLGLLHLEIIQERLEREFGLDLISTAPNVVYRVQIEGGEEVTVTNPSEFPAGKIASIWEPTVRATILAPNDYVGAVMELCQGRRGQLKGMDYLSSERVELRYTLPLAEIIYDFFDQLKSRTKGYASLDYEPSGEQESDLVKVDILLHGDPVDAFSAIVHKDKAYNYGVTIASKLQKLIPRQQFEVPIQAAIGSRIIARETIRAIRKDVLAKCYGGDISRKRKLLEKQKEGKKRMKMVGRVEVPQEAFIAALNTSDSGDAGKGTGKK